A window of the Gossypium arboreum isolate Shixiya-1 chromosome 2, ASM2569848v2, whole genome shotgun sequence genome harbors these coding sequences:
- the LOC108466306 gene encoding cytosolic sulfotransferase 17-like: MIADIEELSSAEAIERVVEFMSTLPTENGWNSFQPLRLYEGFWTFAHFLESIILAQHRFKPKPGDIFLCSAPKSGTTWLKALSFAIVTRNLYDTSNSPLLTKGPHHCVPNMVGFEYKPDVRQPGIPLIPTHAPYHCLPKSVLGSDDVKVVYICRDPKDAFVSMFHFAAKRRPKENEHIAIEEAFELFCLGRSVFGPAWDHILGYWKASQERPEKVMFLKYEELMNDSELYVKKLAEFIGYPFSFEEEQGGGMKKLIDLCSFENLSNLDVNKTGKRHEDDDEATNKTFFRKGKVGDWQNHLTPEMANRLDNIVEQKLSGTGLSFELNNGSS; this comes from the coding sequence ATGATTGCAGACATTGAAGAGCTTTCCTCTGCTGAGGCGATTGAAAGAGTGGTGGAGTTCATGTCAACACTCCCAACAGAAAATGGGTGGAATTCTTTCCAGCCTCTTCGCTTATACGAAGGCTTTTGGACCTTCGCTCATTTCCTCGAAAGCATCATATTAGCTCAACACCGCTTCAAGCCTAAACCAGGCGATATCTTCCTCTGTAGCGCTCCGAAAAGTGGAACTACATGGCTCAAAGCACTGAGTTTCGCCATCGTCACTCGAAACCTTTACGACACCTCCAATAGTCCATTACTTACCAAGGGTCCTCATCATTGTGTCCCAAATATGGTCGGGTTTGAATATAAACCAGACGTCCGTCAACCAGGGATCCCACTCATACCCACCCATGCACCTTACCATTGTTTGCCCAAATCTGTTTTGGGTTCCGATGATGTTAAAGTTGTTTACATTTGTCGGGACCCGAAAGATGCGTTCGTTTCCATGTTTCACTTTGCAGCCAAACGAAGGCCTAAGGAAAACGAACACATTGCGATAGAGGAGGCTTTTGAGCTTTTCTGTCTAGGGAGGTCTGTTTTTGGACCGGCTTGGGATCATATTCTGGGTTATTGGAAAGCTAGTCAAGAACGACCGGAAAAGGTAATGTTTTTGAAATACGAAGAATTGAtgaatgatagtgagttgtatGTGAAAAAATTGGCTGAGTTTATAGGGTACCCTTTTAGCTTTGAAGAAGAACAAGGTGGGGGTATGAAGAAACTAATAGATTTATGCAGTTTTGAGAACTTGAGTAATTTAGACGTGAACAAGACGGGAAAACGACATGAAGACGACGATGAGGCAACGAACAAGACGTTCTTCAGAAAAGGCAAGGTTGGGGATTGGCAAAACCATCTTACACCCGAGATGGCTAATCGGCTCGACAATATAGTGGAGCAAAAACTGAGTGGAACCGGTTTGAGTTTCGAACTCAACAATGGATCATCTTGA